In a genomic window of Pseudomonas mohnii:
- a CDS encoding RHS repeat-associated core domain-containing protein, translating into MPNSPHETLLCRYHYDPLDRQSGCTLPQQPAIQRFHCDGRLTTEIQGGTRWSILQHGDQLLAQRNHREASVTATLLATDQQRSVLNTLDATGPHPLAYSPYGHHPAVDRLLSVRGFNGEQPDPLTGHYHLGNGYRQFNPVLMRFNSPDSWSPFGKGGINAYAYCGGDPANRVDPNGHWYKSFIKKLSKNISSNPLHPTKKISKETTDSFLHSIELLGGPKEFKKIAYQNYKKPKHYLINNTPEVKPLPPSDIDMTINFIVDTEHAQNVITRFELLTTHERVSADILYGLPTLNRHDSANLFRRLEDMARERAALSPLYDLAKQPPPSYEAATLPTYAEVIRQGV; encoded by the coding sequence ATGCCCAATTCACCCCATGAAACCCTGCTGTGCCGCTACCACTACGATCCGCTGGACCGTCAAAGTGGCTGCACGCTACCTCAACAACCGGCCATCCAGCGTTTTCATTGTGACGGCCGATTGACCACTGAAATCCAGGGCGGTACGCGCTGGAGCATCCTTCAGCACGGCGACCAGTTGCTGGCGCAACGAAATCATCGCGAAGCAAGCGTGACCGCCACGTTACTGGCAACCGATCAGCAACGTTCGGTGCTCAACACCCTCGACGCCACGGGACCTCATCCCCTCGCATATTCCCCTTATGGCCATCATCCGGCGGTCGATAGACTGCTGAGCGTGCGCGGCTTCAATGGCGAACAGCCTGACCCGTTGACCGGGCACTATCATTTGGGCAATGGGTATCGGCAGTTCAACCCGGTGTTGATGCGGTTTAACAGCCCGGACAGTTGGAGTCCGTTTGGCAAGGGAGGAATTAATGCTTATGCATACTGCGGGGGAGACCCGGCAAATAGAGTTGATCCAAATGGGCACTGGTATAAGAGCTTCATCAAGAAACTGAGTAAAAACATCAGCAGCAACCCACTCCACCCGACGAAAAAAATCTCAAAAGAGACCACCGATTCGTTTTTACATTCAATTGAACTATTGGGCGGACCAAAAGAATTTAAAAAAATTGCATACCAAAACTACAAAAAGCCAAAACACTACCTAATCAACAATACGCCTGAAGTTAAACCCCTCCCCCCTTCAGACATCGACATGACTATCAACTTTATAGTTGACACGGAGCACGCACAAAACGTAATAACCAGATTTGAGCTTCTAACCACTCACGAAAGAGTCAGTGCCGATATACTTTATGGACTGCCCACGCTTAATCGCCACGACAGCGCGAACTTGTTCAGGCGACTGGAAGATATGGCAAGAGAGAGAGCAGCTCTATCACCACTCTACGACTTGGCCAAACAACCTCCACCCTCTTATGAAGCGGCTACTCTCCCAACCTATGCCGAGGTAATCAGGCAGGGTGTGTAG
- a CDS encoding glutathione S-transferase, whose translation MSAPSMTLYHNPLSPFVRKVMVLLHETGQQDRVALQNCVLTPVAPDQVLIDDNPLSKIPALRLPDGNVIHDSRVILDYLDHQHVGNPLIPRDGSARWRRLTLASMADGIMDAAVLVRYEVALRAPEKHWDEWLDGQRDKIRRALALLEKDAIAELTSHFDVAAISVACALGYLDLRHPDLAWRDSNPQLAAWYFEVSQRPSMIATMPKG comes from the coding sequence ATGTCCGCCCCGAGCATGACCCTGTACCACAACCCTCTTTCGCCCTTCGTCCGCAAAGTCATGGTGCTGCTGCACGAAACCGGTCAACAGGACCGCGTGGCCCTGCAAAACTGCGTGCTCACACCCGTCGCCCCGGACCAGGTCCTGATCGACGACAACCCACTGAGCAAAATCCCCGCCTTGCGCCTGCCCGACGGCAACGTCATCCACGACAGCCGGGTGATCCTCGACTATCTCGACCACCAGCACGTCGGCAACCCGCTGATTCCCCGCGACGGCTCCGCACGCTGGCGGCGCCTGACCCTGGCCTCCATGGCGGACGGCATCATGGACGCCGCCGTGCTGGTCCGTTACGAAGTGGCCCTGCGTGCCCCGGAAAAACACTGGGACGAATGGCTCGACGGCCAACGCGACAAGATCCGCCGCGCCCTGGCGCTGCTGGAAAAGGATGCGATTGCCGAACTGACCAGCCATTTCGACGTGGCGGCGATCAGCGTGGCTTGTGCGCTGGGTTACCTGGACTTGCGCCATCCGGACCTGGCCTGGCGTGATTCGAACCCGCAGTTGGCAGCGTGGTATTTCGAGGTGAGCCAGCGGCCTTCGATGATTGCGACCATGCCGAAGGGCTGA